A section of the Vibrio vulnificus CMCP6 genome encodes:
- the ykgO gene encoding type B 50S ribosomal protein L36, with amino-acid sequence MKVLKSLKSAKARHPDCQIVRRRGRLYVICKSNPRFKAVQK; translated from the coding sequence ATGAAAGTACTTAAGTCACTGAAGAGCGCAAAAGCGCGTCATCCAGATTGCCAGATCGTCAGACGACGTGGTCGTTTATACGTTATTTGCAAAAGTAATCCACGTTTTAAAGCAGTACAAAAATAA
- a CDS encoding type B 50S ribosomal protein L31, producing MKPGIHPEYRKVVFHDTSVDHYFVVGSTLQTDRTIEWEDGQTYPYFTIEVSSESHPFYTGKQRVVQKEGRVANFNRRFAQFGSREG from the coding sequence ATGAAACCAGGAATCCATCCTGAATATCGCAAAGTCGTGTTCCACGACACCAGTGTCGATCACTATTTTGTGGTTGGTTCGACCTTGCAAACTGACCGCACCATAGAATGGGAAGATGGCCAAACCTACCCTTACTTCACCATTGAAGTCTCCTCGGAATCACATCCGTTTTACACCGGTAAGCAAAGAGTGGTGCAAAAAGAGGGTCGCGTGGCGAACTTCAATCGTCGTTTTGCTCAGTTTGGTTCGAGAGAAGGTTAA
- the tsaA gene encoding tRNA (N6-threonylcarbamoyladenosine(37)-N6)-methyltransferase TrmO, translating into MHSIDPIGFIESPYKEKFAVPRQPRLVPAARARVKLVGSANTPESVRGLAQFSHVWLLFLFDQNLAAGWKPTVRPPRLGGNERMGVFATRSTFRPNGIGMSAVEMKGITKQGDQVYLDLGSVDLVDGTPIIDIKPYIPYSDAILDAVGGYAESEPERSLVIFSSEADALLATRPNGTLEKQVIEQVLAQDPRPAYKKNKPDEKEYAVNLFDLNVKFIIQDKIVTVSRIERF; encoded by the coding sequence ATGCACTCCATTGATCCTATTGGCTTTATTGAGAGCCCCTATAAAGAGAAATTCGCGGTCCCCAGACAACCTCGCTTAGTCCCTGCTGCGAGAGCACGGGTAAAACTGGTTGGCAGTGCCAACACGCCCGAGTCAGTAAGAGGTTTGGCGCAATTTTCCCACGTTTGGTTGCTGTTTTTGTTTGATCAAAACTTGGCCGCCGGTTGGAAACCCACCGTTCGCCCACCTCGCCTAGGTGGCAATGAGCGCATGGGTGTATTTGCCACCCGTTCAACGTTTCGCCCCAACGGCATTGGCATGTCAGCGGTGGAAATGAAAGGGATAACTAAACAAGGCGATCAGGTCTATCTCGATCTTGGCAGTGTGGATTTGGTGGACGGGACCCCAATCATTGATATCAAACCTTACATCCCCTATTCCGACGCGATTCTCGATGCCGTCGGTGGCTACGCAGAGTCAGAACCCGAGCGCTCACTCGTGATCTTCTCCAGTGAAGCGGATGCGCTATTGGCGACACGACCTAATGGAACGCTAGAGAAACAGGTCATTGAGCAAGTTTTGGCACAAGATCCTCGCCCTGCCTATAAGAAAAACAAACCGGATGAGAAAGAATATGCGGTAAATTTGTTCGATTTGAACGTCAAATTCATTATCCAAGATAAGATAGTGACGGTTAGCCGCATCGAACGCTTTTGA
- a CDS encoding AbgT family transporter, with protein MSSSASIKQTSPKKPLFTRFLDTVEYLGNLLPHPITLFAIFCLAILISSGIAGYFEVSVVDPRPEGAKGRAADGMIHVVSLLNADGLELIVTNLVKNFVGFAPLGTVLVAMLGVAIAEHSGLLSAAMRGMVMGASKRMVTVTVVFAGIISNTASELGYVVLIPLAAMLFHSLGRHPLAGLAAAFAGVSGGYSANLLIGTVDPLLSGITETAAKMIDPTYTVGPEVNWYFMFASTFVISFLGAFVTEKVVEPKLGKYNVEEAAEDLSNDKMGSLTDVEKKGLKLAGVAVLVVSALLAWTIVPADGVLRSDAGTVAGSPFLKSIVAFIFVFFAIPGFVYGKVVGTMKNDRDVIDAMSKSMSSMGMYIVLVFFAAQFVAFFKWTNFGQVFAVAGADFLQTIGLTGPMLFFAFILMCGFINLMIGSASAQWAVTAPIFVPMLMLVGYAPETIQAAYRIGDSVTNIITPMMSYFGLILAVATHYMKNMGIGTLISVMLPYSIVFMVGWSLLFYVWVFVFGLPVGPGAATYYTP; from the coding sequence ATGAGTTCATCTGCTTCGATTAAGCAAACTTCACCTAAGAAACCGCTCTTTACGCGCTTTCTAGACACGGTTGAATATTTGGGGAACTTGTTACCCCACCCAATCACACTTTTCGCCATCTTCTGTTTGGCAATCTTAATTTCTTCTGGCATCGCGGGCTATTTTGAAGTCTCCGTTGTCGACCCTCGCCCTGAGGGTGCCAAAGGCCGCGCTGCTGACGGTATGATTCACGTTGTGAGCTTACTTAACGCAGACGGACTAGAGCTGATCGTGACCAATCTCGTTAAAAACTTTGTCGGCTTTGCTCCTTTAGGCACAGTACTGGTGGCCATGTTGGGTGTTGCAATTGCAGAACACTCAGGTCTACTTTCTGCGGCCATGCGTGGCATGGTGATGGGTGCGTCTAAGCGCATGGTGACCGTCACTGTGGTCTTTGCAGGTATCATTTCGAACACTGCATCTGAGCTTGGTTATGTGGTTCTGATTCCGCTTGCGGCGATGTTGTTCCACTCACTCGGTCGTCACCCTCTTGCGGGCTTGGCTGCTGCGTTTGCGGGTGTGTCTGGTGGTTACTCGGCAAACCTGTTGATCGGTACGGTGGATCCACTGCTTTCAGGTATTACTGAAACGGCAGCAAAAATGATCGACCCTACATACACGGTTGGTCCTGAAGTGAACTGGTACTTCATGTTCGCGTCGACGTTTGTTATTTCATTCTTGGGTGCTTTTGTCACCGAAAAAGTCGTTGAGCCTAAACTGGGCAAATACAACGTTGAGGAAGCTGCAGAAGATCTCTCAAACGATAAGATGGGCAGTCTCACTGACGTTGAGAAAAAAGGTCTGAAACTGGCGGGTGTTGCGGTATTAGTGGTATCGGCATTACTTGCTTGGACGATTGTTCCAGCTGACGGTGTGTTGCGCTCTGACGCAGGTACGGTAGCGGGTTCACCATTCCTTAAGAGTATTGTGGCGTTTATCTTTGTCTTCTTCGCTATCCCTGGCTTTGTTTACGGTAAAGTCGTTGGCACGATGAAGAATGACCGCGATGTGATTGATGCGATGTCAAAATCCATGTCTTCAATGGGTATGTACATTGTGTTGGTGTTCTTTGCTGCTCAGTTTGTTGCTTTCTTTAAGTGGACTAACTTCGGTCAAGTTTTCGCGGTGGCGGGTGCCGATTTCCTACAGACCATTGGTCTTACTGGCCCGATGCTGTTCTTTGCCTTCATCCTTATGTGTGGCTTCATCAACTTGATGATTGGTTCTGCCTCTGCTCAGTGGGCGGTCACCGCACCGATCTTTGTTCCAATGTTGATGCTGGTGGGTTATGCACCTGAAACGATTCAAGCGGCATACCGTATCGGTGATTCCGTGACGAACATCATCACGCCGATGATGAGCTACTTCGGTCTGATCCTCGCGGTTGCCACTCACTACATGAAGAACATGGGTATCGGTACACTGATCTCTGTGATGCTGCCGTACTCTATCGTCTTTATGGTGGGTTGGAGCTTGTTGTTCTACGTATGGGTATTTGTGTTTGGTTTGCCAGTGGGCCCAGGCGCGGCAACGTACTACACGCCATAA